The following proteins are co-located in the Dyadobacter chenwenxiniae genome:
- a CDS encoding DUF1810 domain-containing protein, which yields MDSDLDKFLTAQEGDYAGALAEMKRGRKQGHWIWYIFPQITGLGMSSTSVYYAIADMEQANRYFQHPVLGRRLVEISNVILAVESKTANQIMGTPDDLKLRSSMTLFSMIENADPVFQEVLNKYFNGNPDQKTIEILNK from the coding sequence ATGGATTCAGACTTAGATAAATTTCTTACCGCGCAGGAGGGGGACTATGCAGGGGCATTAGCGGAGATGAAGAGAGGCAGGAAGCAGGGGCACTGGATTTGGTATATCTTTCCGCAAATAACAGGTTTGGGGATGAGCAGCACGTCCGTATATTATGCGATAGCAGATATGGAACAAGCAAACCGATACTTTCAACATCCGGTACTCGGAAGAAGATTGGTCGAAATTTCAAACGTGATATTGGCTGTTGAGAGCAAAACGGCTAATCAGATCATGGGAACGCCGGATGACTTAAAGCTGCGGTCAAGCATGACTTTGTTTAGTATGATTGAGAATGCTGATCCGGTCTTTCAGGAGGTTTTGAATAAATATTTTAATGGTAATCCTGATCAAAAAACGATCGAAATCCTCAATAAATGA
- a CDS encoding TonB-dependent receptor, which produces MKNYFKSTILTIAFLFPLYLFAQDATVNATVTGKVLDARTDEPLIGATVTIKGTTNGDVTDANGEFSLVTGQILPFTLIVSYVGYVKKEILINESKVEIKLEVNNTQLEDVVISSRRRQESAQEVPIPISVIGGTRAEDAGAFNVNRLKELVPTVQLYASNARNTTLNIRGLGSTYGLTNDGIDPGVGFYVDGVYYARPAATALDFIDIERVEVLRGPQGTLFGKNTTAGAFNITTRAASFTPGANLELSYGNLGYVQAKASVTGPLSKKLAARVSFTGTQRNGTFFNEHTQLPINDINNIGVRGQLLYTPSDKVNITVIGDISDQKPTGYGWPVAGVVKTKRADYRQFNNIIADLGYTIPYKSAFERRLDLDTPSKADNQLGGVSVNADIKIGNGTLTSTSAWRYWKWTPLNDRDYIGLPVFTISSGNSAHDQWSQELRYSGKISPKLSGVVGVFGLWQDLTSDPVQTEEAGSAQWRFAQSSTSPLWQTPGLLDNFGIRTTNRIKSTSLAVFAQADWAVTEKIHILPGIRYNYDKKVVDYSRVAYGGLQTTDAALLALKNGVYSNQSFNTDYAEGNFSGQLSVQYKASTRLNAYATYSVGFKPIGVNVGGLPTASGAVLLDLAKVKPEFVEHKEFGIKTKPSGNSVLNLTFFRSDIDDFQTQVQTPEPGVNRGYLANAEKVRVQGAELDGNIRFGALTLNAAVAYTDGKYAKFTNAPVPLEEVGGPQAFKDVSGGRLPGISKWSGSIGGEVVAKASFLGLKGNFFLGIDEYYRSEFSSSPSPSQYLNIDGYGLTNARLGFRASNGITFFLWGRNLLNKDYYEQLLAAPGSYGQYAGIVGDQRTYGVTIRYSL; this is translated from the coding sequence ATGAAAAATTATTTTAAGTCGACCATTCTCACAATTGCATTTCTATTTCCCCTTTATTTATTCGCACAGGATGCCACCGTTAATGCTACGGTAACCGGAAAAGTGCTGGATGCCCGCACAGATGAACCTTTGATCGGCGCCACCGTAACCATTAAAGGAACGACCAATGGGGATGTCACGGACGCAAACGGGGAATTCAGCCTTGTTACGGGCCAGATCCTGCCATTTACACTCATCGTTTCCTATGTAGGTTATGTAAAAAAGGAAATCCTGATCAACGAGAGTAAGGTCGAGATCAAGCTTGAAGTGAACAATACTCAGCTTGAAGACGTGGTAATTTCTTCACGTCGTCGTCAGGAATCGGCTCAGGAAGTTCCCATTCCTATTTCGGTAATCGGCGGGACGAGGGCCGAGGACGCAGGTGCGTTTAATGTGAACCGCTTGAAAGAACTGGTGCCAACCGTACAGCTTTATGCTTCCAATGCAAGGAACACAACATTGAACATTCGCGGACTGGGCTCCACTTACGGCCTTACCAACGACGGGATCGACCCGGGTGTAGGTTTTTATGTAGATGGTGTTTACTATGCACGCCCGGCTGCCACAGCGCTGGATTTTATCGATATAGAGCGCGTTGAGGTTTTACGCGGTCCACAGGGAACACTTTTCGGGAAAAACACAACGGCCGGTGCATTCAACATTACAACCCGGGCTGCAAGCTTCACACCGGGTGCCAACCTGGAATTGAGCTATGGTAACCTGGGATATGTTCAGGCAAAAGCTTCGGTAACAGGCCCTTTGAGTAAAAAATTGGCAGCAAGGGTTTCTTTTACAGGAACGCAGCGTAACGGAACATTCTTCAACGAGCATACGCAACTGCCGATCAACGACATCAACAACATCGGTGTCCGGGGCCAGCTGCTTTACACGCCTTCGGATAAAGTAAATATTACCGTAATCGGGGACATTTCGGATCAGAAACCAACGGGTTACGGCTGGCCGGTGGCGGGAGTCGTTAAAACCAAAAGGGCTGATTACCGCCAGTTTAACAACATTATTGCAGATCTGGGATATACAATTCCTTACAAAAGCGCATTCGAACGCAGACTCGACCTGGATACACCTTCCAAAGCAGACAACCAGTTAGGTGGCGTTTCTGTGAATGCTGATATCAAAATAGGGAATGGGACGCTGACCTCAACTTCGGCATGGCGTTACTGGAAATGGACTCCTCTGAATGACAGGGATTACATTGGGTTGCCGGTATTTACCATTTCTTCAGGTAACTCGGCGCACGACCAGTGGTCGCAGGAATTGCGCTATTCAGGAAAAATTTCTCCTAAATTAAGCGGCGTTGTTGGTGTATTTGGCCTTTGGCAGGACCTTACTTCCGATCCGGTCCAGACCGAAGAAGCAGGTTCGGCCCAATGGCGTTTCGCGCAAAGCTCTACAAGCCCGTTGTGGCAGACACCAGGCTTGCTCGACAACTTCGGGATCAGAACAACAAACCGTATAAAAAGTACCAGTTTAGCCGTTTTCGCACAGGCTGACTGGGCGGTGACTGAAAAAATTCACATTTTGCCCGGTATCCGTTATAACTACGATAAAAAAGTAGTTGATTACAGCCGCGTTGCTTACGGAGGATTGCAGACGACAGACGCGGCATTGCTTGCATTGAAAAACGGGGTTTACAGCAATCAATCATTCAACACCGATTACGCGGAGGGGAATTTCTCGGGCCAGCTGTCCGTGCAGTATAAGGCAAGCACACGTTTGAATGCTTACGCAACCTATTCAGTTGGCTTCAAGCCTATTGGTGTGAACGTTGGAGGTTTGCCAACAGCAAGCGGAGCCGTGTTGCTTGATCTTGCCAAAGTAAAACCTGAATTTGTTGAGCACAAAGAATTCGGTATCAAAACAAAACCATCAGGCAACTCCGTATTGAACCTGACTTTCTTCCGCTCGGATATTGATGATTTCCAAACGCAGGTGCAAACGCCGGAACCGGGTGTAAACAGAGGTTACCTTGCCAATGCGGAAAAAGTGCGCGTGCAGGGAGCTGAACTGGATGGTAACATTCGTTTCGGCGCATTGACCTTAAACGCAGCCGTTGCCTATACAGATGGTAAATATGCGAAATTCACCAATGCACCGGTGCCTTTGGAAGAAGTAGGCGGCCCGCAAGCATTCAAAGATGTTTCAGGCGGACGTTTGCCGGGGATTTCAAAATGGTCCGGATCAATAGGCGGCGAAGTGGTAGCCAAGGCTTCGTTCCTTGGACTTAAAGGCAATTTCTTTTTGGGAATCGATGAATATTACCGCTCGGAATTCTCGTCGAGCCCTTCTCCGTCACAATATCTGAATATTGACGGATACGGATTAACGAATGCAAGATTGGGTTTCAGGGCTTCAAATGGCATCACATTCTTCCTTTGGGGACGCAACCTGCTCAACAAAGATTATTATGAGCAATTGCTGGCCGCTCCCGGAAGCTATGGCCAATACGCCGGGATTGTGGGTGACCAGAGGACTTACGGGGTGACAATCCGGTATTCGTTATAG
- a CDS encoding SusD/RagB family nutrient-binding outer membrane lipoprotein, translated as MKKSIYQKGIFSLAIGMVTLLASCSDSHFEEINKDPNRPENATTTTILLSAEKQLIDNIRNENFSLRGSQLFAQYYSQNIYSDQSRYDIPRAYSDTYWSNAYKALNNLNEIIILNTDPAKKDVAAAGVAGTNANQIAIARILKAYAFQGLTDAFGNVPYQSYGNPDPEFQALQQNPENLSPAYASQQKIYQDILNELKSAGDTLIKYKTATTFGNYDVIYKGKNELWAKFANSLRLRIATRIRTKLPAESKTHFEDALAKGVFTSNADNAVFKYQALAPNEAPLYRATVTANRKDFAVSHVLINVLKGEMGTVKVEDPRLPIYATKNAAGEYVGQPYGLPVAAAGLLTATDVSLPGAAVNAASYGEVLQEYAEVSFLVSEYKNWDQQAYINGVTASLQKWGVAPADIATYIAALPKADKANVLNQKYLALYTQGDEAWSEIRRTGYPTFLVKPGDVVWRRTANGQTADYKFQPLFGEGVPLRLYYPPKEQSVNLVNYQNAVKAQGNDDITTSLWWDK; from the coding sequence ATGAAAAAGTCCATATATCAAAAAGGCATCTTTTCCCTCGCCATTGGCATGGTAACATTGCTCGCTTCGTGCAGCGACAGCCATTTCGAGGAAATAAACAAAGATCCGAACCGTCCCGAAAACGCAACGACGACGACGATCCTGCTATCGGCTGAAAAGCAACTGATCGATAACATCCGTAATGAGAATTTCTCGCTGCGCGGGTCACAGTTATTTGCTCAATATTACAGCCAGAACATTTACAGCGACCAATCACGTTACGACATTCCCCGCGCTTATTCAGACACTTATTGGAGTAATGCCTACAAAGCGCTCAACAACCTGAATGAGATCATTATCCTGAACACCGATCCTGCTAAAAAAGATGTGGCAGCGGCGGGTGTGGCCGGAACGAACGCCAACCAGATTGCCATTGCGCGGATCTTGAAAGCCTACGCTTTTCAGGGATTGACCGATGCTTTCGGTAATGTTCCTTATCAGTCTTATGGGAATCCGGACCCTGAATTTCAGGCCTTGCAACAAAACCCGGAGAACCTGAGCCCGGCCTATGCGAGCCAGCAAAAGATTTATCAGGATATTCTGAACGAGCTGAAATCGGCTGGTGATACTTTGATCAAATACAAAACGGCGACCACATTTGGTAATTACGATGTGATCTATAAAGGGAAAAATGAATTGTGGGCCAAATTCGCAAATTCACTCCGCCTGCGCATTGCTACGCGGATCAGGACCAAGCTTCCGGCAGAATCGAAAACGCATTTTGAAGATGCTTTGGCAAAAGGTGTTTTCACTTCCAATGCAGATAATGCAGTATTCAAATACCAGGCCCTCGCCCCGAACGAAGCCCCGCTTTATCGCGCGACGGTGACTGCCAACCGGAAGGATTTCGCGGTTTCACACGTGCTGATCAATGTGCTGAAAGGCGAGATGGGTACTGTGAAGGTCGAGGACCCGAGACTGCCGATATATGCGACCAAAAACGCGGCCGGTGAATACGTAGGCCAGCCTTACGGATTACCCGTGGCGGCTGCCGGGTTGCTGACAGCCACGGATGTAAGCCTCCCCGGTGCAGCTGTGAATGCAGCCAGCTATGGAGAGGTTTTGCAGGAATATGCGGAAGTTTCCTTCCTGGTTTCGGAATACAAAAACTGGGACCAGCAGGCTTACATCAATGGTGTTACAGCATCCCTGCAAAAATGGGGCGTGGCACCAGCCGACATTGCGACATACATTGCAGCCCTTCCGAAAGCGGATAAGGCAAATGTTTTGAACCAAAAATACCTGGCTCTTTACACGCAGGGTGATGAGGCATGGAGCGAGATTCGCCGCACCGGCTATCCGACATTCCTTGTAAAACCGGGCGATGTGGTCTGGCGCAGGACTGCCAACGGACAAACGGCCGATTACAAATTCCAGCCATTGTTTGGAGAAGGGGTTCCGCTTCGTTTGTACTACCCGCCAAAAGAACAAAGTGTAAACCTTGTCAACTACCAGAACGCCGTAAAAGCCCAGGGCAACGACGATATTACGACATCACTTTGGTGGGATAAATAA
- a CDS encoding SusC/RagA family TonB-linked outer membrane protein: MKTRFLYLFLLTFLVTGFVSAQQRVITGIITDANDGSPLPGASVAVKGTSSGTLSDADGSFTLNVNDETSILVVSFIGYLAQDVAIGNSNKIAVALKADTRILNEVVVTALGISREKRALGYAVQEIKGEALQTRPTNALSALSGKVAGLQVTTSGGNMGGSSRVLLRGINSISGNNQPLYVIDGTPIDNADLNSAATSAGSGGKDVGNMIQDINPDDIENISVLKGPSAAALYGTRAANGVILITTKKGKENSKVNITLNTGIEFEQIVRLPKRQKLYGGGFSSTFQQAKIGGTDYNIAEYAVDESWGPKLDGTPVLHWYNLDPENTAEYLKPQPWSYPKNDVHSFFETGVANTNSLSVSGGNANSTYRLSYTNKNVKGTVPNSSLKRNSINFSGSTQLGKLKVYNNFNYIKNQSTGRPWTGATNRNIILEAFQWGQVQVDYDKLKNYKRADGTQILWNRSGYQNTPAGEAAKFIDNPYWSANESYLDENRDRFYGNVGLVYDVNSWLKVSGKVNADVYNYQYQDRIAVYSRTQSQYQEYINNFSEFNYELLASANKSWDDFSLNVNVGGNIMSQKRRISDAVTQGGLIIPEYYNLKNASSVLVNSNAYRKQINSLFASFSLGYRSLLFLDGTLRNDWSSTLPIGKNSFAYPSLTTSLILSELNGVKDIGWLDFAKVRLGWAQVGNDTDPYQLQRAYEATQSFDGLASYKLPNQLNNQALKPEITSSWETGLSIQAFKNRVGLDVTYYDNVSRNQIINIPVSSAFGYDSKVINAGKINNKGVEVTLTGTPIRQNGFEWNSSLNWSRNRNKVIQLAPGVNTFQLANSLVTLVAREGQPYGQILGNDFIYAADGQKVIKADGTYERGQQLTPLGSVLPKYLFGFQNSFTYKNFNLGFLVDGRVGGKFFSQTYKVGMYSGVLEKTAANNVRETGVVLEGVKGTVTYNADGTYEVTNTSVNDTRITAQAWARGEYSGPTPQTIFDATFVKLREITFGYNLPLANKTVKSVYFGLYGRNLVNIYTASKYIDPEFTSSGGNIQGLEGGSIPVPATYGLNVNVKF; encoded by the coding sequence ATGAAAACACGGTTTCTATATCTATTCTTGCTGACATTTCTTGTGACGGGATTTGTCAGTGCCCAGCAACGGGTCATAACCGGGATCATCACGGATGCCAACGACGGCTCGCCGCTTCCGGGCGCTTCTGTGGCCGTAAAAGGCACTTCGTCCGGAACACTTTCAGATGCGGACGGCTCTTTCACCCTGAATGTGAATGATGAAACTTCCATACTGGTCGTTTCCTTTATTGGCTACCTGGCTCAGGATGTGGCGATTGGCAACAGTAACAAAATCGCTGTCGCGCTGAAAGCCGATACCAGGATCCTCAACGAAGTGGTAGTCACCGCCCTCGGCATCTCGCGTGAAAAGCGTGCGCTGGGCTACGCAGTGCAGGAGATCAAAGGGGAAGCTTTACAAACGAGGCCTACCAACGCATTAAGTGCGCTTTCCGGGAAAGTTGCCGGTTTGCAGGTCACAACATCGGGCGGCAACATGGGCGGGTCTTCCCGTGTGCTTTTGCGCGGGATCAATTCCATTTCGGGCAATAACCAGCCTCTGTACGTCATCGACGGGACGCCGATCGACAATGCGGACCTGAACAGCGCAGCTACCAGCGCGGGAAGTGGCGGAAAGGATGTTGGTAACATGATCCAGGACATTAATCCGGATGATATCGAGAACATTTCGGTACTGAAAGGGCCTTCTGCGGCAGCGCTTTACGGAACCAGGGCGGCAAACGGGGTTATTTTGATCACAACCAAAAAGGGCAAGGAAAACAGCAAAGTGAACATCACGCTGAACACCGGCATCGAGTTTGAACAAATCGTGCGGTTGCCCAAGCGCCAAAAATTATATGGCGGCGGTTTTTCGAGCACATTCCAGCAGGCGAAGATAGGTGGAACGGATTACAACATTGCCGAATATGCGGTAGACGAAAGCTGGGGCCCGAAACTGGATGGAACGCCAGTGCTGCATTGGTATAACCTGGATCCCGAAAACACAGCGGAATACCTGAAACCACAACCATGGAGCTATCCTAAAAACGATGTGCATTCATTCTTCGAGACGGGTGTGGCCAATACAAACAGCCTGTCTGTCAGCGGTGGAAATGCGAACTCGACTTACCGCCTTTCCTACACCAATAAAAATGTGAAAGGAACGGTGCCGAATTCATCGTTGAAACGGAATTCGATCAACTTTTCAGGATCGACGCAGCTGGGTAAATTGAAGGTTTATAACAATTTCAACTACATCAAAAACCAGTCAACCGGACGTCCATGGACGGGCGCAACCAACCGGAACATTATTCTGGAAGCGTTTCAATGGGGACAGGTTCAGGTGGATTATGATAAACTGAAAAACTATAAGCGGGCCGACGGAACGCAGATTTTGTGGAACCGCAGCGGCTATCAGAACACACCGGCAGGAGAAGCCGCCAAGTTTATCGATAATCCTTACTGGTCGGCCAATGAAAGCTATCTGGATGAAAACAGGGATCGTTTTTACGGAAATGTGGGTCTGGTTTACGACGTGAACAGCTGGCTGAAAGTGAGCGGAAAAGTGAATGCGGATGTTTACAATTACCAATATCAGGACCGCATTGCCGTTTATTCCCGAACCCAATCGCAGTACCAGGAATACATCAATAATTTCAGCGAATTCAATTATGAGCTGCTGGCTTCGGCTAACAAAAGCTGGGATGATTTCTCCTTGAATGTGAATGTCGGGGGAAACATTATGAGCCAGAAACGCCGCATCAGTGATGCTGTGACACAAGGCGGTCTGATCATTCCCGAGTATTATAATCTTAAAAACGCAAGTTCTGTTCTGGTCAATTCAAATGCTTACCGCAAGCAGATCAACTCACTTTTTGCCAGCTTCTCGCTGGGTTACAGAAGTTTGCTTTTCCTGGACGGAACATTGCGTAATGACTGGTCATCGACATTGCCGATCGGTAAAAACTCATTTGCATATCCTTCCTTAACAACGAGTCTGATCCTGAGCGAACTGAATGGTGTGAAAGACATCGGCTGGCTGGATTTTGCGAAAGTTCGTTTGGGCTGGGCGCAAGTGGGTAACGATACAGATCCTTACCAGTTGCAACGCGCTTACGAAGCCACGCAATCTTTTGACGGACTGGCGTCCTACAAACTGCCAAATCAGCTCAATAACCAGGCTTTGAAACCTGAGATTACCAGCTCGTGGGAAACAGGTCTGAGCATTCAGGCGTTCAAAAACAGGGTAGGGCTAGACGTGACTTATTACGACAATGTAAGCCGCAACCAGATCATCAACATCCCGGTTTCTTCTGCTTTTGGCTATGATTCCAAGGTGATCAATGCAGGTAAGATCAACAACAAAGGCGTAGAAGTAACATTGACAGGCACACCGATCCGCCAGAATGGTTTCGAGTGGAATTCAAGCCTGAACTGGTCGCGCAACCGCAACAAGGTGATCCAGTTGGCACCGGGCGTTAACACATTTCAGCTAGCCAACAGCCTGGTAACGTTGGTGGCGCGCGAAGGCCAGCCTTACGGACAGATTTTAGGTAACGACTTTATTTATGCGGCGGACGGCCAAAAGGTCATCAAAGCGGACGGAACCTATGAACGCGGTCAGCAATTGACGCCCCTGGGAAGTGTGTTGCCAAAATATCTTTTCGGTTTTCAAAACAGCTTTACCTATAAAAACTTCAACCTCGGCTTCCTGGTGGACGGCCGCGTAGGAGGGAAATTCTTCTCACAAACATACAAGGTAGGCATGTACTCCGGTGTGCTGGAAAAAACCGCCGCTAACAATGTGCGTGAAACCGGCGTGGTGCTGGAGGGCGTAAAAGGAACGGTAACCTACAATGCGGACGGGACTTATGAAGTGACCAACACGTCGGTCAACGACACGCGCATTACGGCGCAAGCCTGGGCACGGGGAGAATACAGCGGGCCGACGCCACAAACGATCTTCGATGCTACATTCGTGAAGTTGCGGGAAATTACATTCGGTTACAACTTGCCTTTGGCCAACAAAACGGTGAAGTCGGTCTATTTTGGCTTGTACGGGCGGAACCTTGTGAATATCTACACAGCCAGTAAATACATTGATCCCGAATTCACGAGCAGCGGCGGCAACATTCAGGGTCTTGAAGGCGGAAGCATTCCGGTGCCGGCGACTTACGGTCTGAATGTCAATGTGAAGTTTTGA